The following coding sequences are from one Salvia hispanica cultivar TCC Black 2014 chromosome 3, UniMelb_Shisp_WGS_1.0, whole genome shotgun sequence window:
- the LOC125209121 gene encoding putative F-box protein At1g49610, with product MESSKRCNHGDLLRELPDVLIFDIFWRLPMTDVVRTSVLSKGWRNFWTTAPFLNFDNRAMLFDDNSKLQNFVNQALSCWNGNRVLKFRFHSHNEIASSMFSDVDWWVNFAQRNGVKELDLHVLCITKRAWPGFDGKEVYRVPPCLYSYSSLKELSLQSCNLEINGNVQWNKLECLKINAFRAAPDVIGQILSSTPQLKVFYLTYVDKGGILSIQSNSLKELSIDKYIMGPDDFFVLSDLRICTPNLESLEIKGLPYKKYFLTDVSSLTRAVLGSVPFGLGHFLQVWLSKALSQILQSIQHVENVALSVCCPKVVGGLKMNFRHSAFPNVKSLELRCCLDDCKQAVGVLAMFPQLETLVIRGKKEDGLQDDTEPLKFEANIPESFLLRLRTIEVTWSDQGYDIFPLIEILLKYASKLEKIVFQLYTIKSPAPSNSLSLVSQKLKGMQRSSTNCTINLTQLSL from the exons ATGGAAAGCTCAAAGAGATGTAATCATGGGGACCTTCTAAGAGAGTTGCCTGATGTGTTAATATTTGACATATTTTGGAGGTTGCCAATGACGGATGTGGTTAGGACATCTGTTCTATCGAAAGGCTGGAGGAACTTTTGGACCACTGCCCCCTTTCTCAATTTCGATAATCGTGCTATGTTGTTTGATGATAATAGTAAGCTTCAGAATTTTGTTAATCAAGCTTTGTCATGCTGGAATGGGAATAGGGTTTTGAAGTTCAGGTTTCATTCGCATAATGAGATTGCGAGTTCAATGTTTAGTGATGTTGATTGGTGGGTGAATTTTGCCCAGAGAAATGGAGTTAAAGAATTAGATTTACATGTGTTGTGCATTACTAAAAGAGCTTGGCCTGGTTTTGATGGTAAGGAAGTTTACCGCGTGCCACCGTGCCTCTACTCTTACTCATCCCTAAAAGAGTTATCACTCCAATCTTGTAACTTGGAGATTAATGGGAATGTGCAGTGGAATAAACTCGAGTGTTTGAAGATTAATGCTTTTAGGGCCGCTCCAGATGTGATTGGCCAAATATTGTCTAGTACTCCTCAGTTGAAAGTCTTTTACCTGACTTATGTTGACAAAGGTGGAATATTGAGTATCCAATCTAATAGTTTGAAAGAGCTGTCTATTGACAAGTACATTATGGGGCCGGATGATTTCTTTGTGCTTTCCGATCTGAGAATCTGTACCCCGAATCTTGAATCATTAGAGATTAAAGGACTTCCATATAAGAAGTATTTTCTGACGGATGTCTCATCTTTGACGCGTGCAGTTCTTGGTTCGGTGCCTTTTGGTTTAGGCCATTTTTTGCAGGTTTGGTTGTCAAAGGCATTGAGTCAAATTCTTCAAAGCATTCAACATGTGGAAAACGTCGCATTATCAGTCTGTTGCCCCAAG GTGGTTGGAGgtttgaaaatgaattttagGCACTCAGCTTTTCCCAATGTCAAATCCCTAGAACTCAGATGTTGTTTGGATGACTGCAAACAAGCAGTAGGTGTTCTAGCGATGTTCCCTCAGTTGGAGACATTAGTCATTAGAGGCAAGAAAGAAGACGGCCTCCAAGATGACACCGAGCCACTCAAGTTTGAGGCAAATATTCCTGAGTCCTTTCTTCTTCGGTTGAGGACAATTGAGGTTACTTGGTCTGATCAGGGCTACGACATATTCCCATTGATTGAGATTCTGTTAAAATACGCAAGCAAGCTAGAAAAGATTGTTTTCCAATTATATACAATCAAGTCGCCTGCACCATCAAATTCTTTGTCTTTGGTGTCACAGAAACTGAAGGGGATGCAGAGATCTTCGACTAACTGCACAATTAATCTCACCCAGTTAAGCCTTTAG
- the LOC125209122 gene encoding uncharacterized protein LOC125209122: protein MFEEFKKAITEEFEMVDIGLSAYYLGVEVKQLKHGVFITQELRKGDPEEVQNGGLQPNQHIGGMRDQAVGYILRYRARKSLHGESNHHPLQGSEDNTAMSQRLVGYNDSDWAGNTDDRNSTSEYVFYIEDNAFIWMSSNPLSLYQPVKPNM from the exons ATGTTCGAGGAATTCAAGAAGGCAATAACTGAAGAATTCGAGATGGTAGACATCGGGCTATCAGCATACTATCTCGGAGTGGAAGTAAAGCAACTCAAACATGGAGTTTTCATCACACAAGAACTACGCAAAGGAGATCCTGAAGAAGTTCAAAATGGAGGATTGCAACCCAATCAACACATCGGTGGAATGCGGGATCAAGCT GTCGGATATATTTTACGCTACAGGGCTCGTAAGTCGCTACATGGAGAATCCAACCATCACCCACTTCAAGGCAGCGAAGATAATACCGCGATGTCTCAAAG GCTTGTTGGCTACAACGATAGTGATTGGGCTGGAAACACTGATGACCGTAATAGTACAAGTGAATATGTGTTCTACATAGAAGACAATGCTTTCATTTGGATGTCTAGCAACCCATTGTCACTTTATCAACCTGTGAAGCCAAATATGTGA